In Larimichthys crocea isolate SSNF chromosome VI, L_crocea_2.0, whole genome shotgun sequence, one genomic interval encodes:
- the rbp7b gene encoding retinoid-binding protein 7: MPVDFSGTWNIISNVNLEGYMVALGIDFAIRKIAPMLKPQKVIKQDGECFTIRTQTTFRSYECSFKVGEEFNEVTKGMDNRSCQTLVEWKDDKLVCVQKGQKKNRGWTHWIEGDELHLELTCEDQVCKQIYKRTL, from the exons ATGCCTGTCGACTTCAGTGGGACGTGGAACATTATCAGCAATGTCAATCTTGAGGGATACATGGTCGCACTTG GCATTGATTTTGCAATACGCAAGATTGCCCCAATGTTGAAGCCCCAGAAAGTGATTAAGCAAGACGGTGAGTGTTTCACAATCAGGACACAGACTACGTTCAGAAGTTACGAGTGTTCATTCAAAGTTGGAGAGGAATTCAATGAGGTGACTAAAGGAATGGACAACAGGTCATGCCAG ACTTTGGTGGAGTGGAAAGATGATAAGCTGGTGTGTGTTCAgaaaggacagaagaagaacCGAGGGTGGACTCACTGGATTGAGGGAGACGAGCTACATCTG gAACTTACATGTGAGGATCAAGTCTGCAAGCAAATATATAAAAGGACTCTGTGA